The Aeoliella mucimassa genome includes the window GCTGCTCGACTCGGGCAACACCCAGCTTGCGGTCAAGCAACTCGGCGGCACGGGACGGACGCACGACTGGCAGGTCTCCCAGCAGATTCGTAAAGCGGTCGAGGTGCCATTGTTTCTGGCCGGGGGACTGAAACCTGGCAACGTGGCCGAGGCGTTCCGTAGCGTGGGGCCTTTTGGGCTCGATGTCTGTAGCGGGGTGCGAACCGATGGCCGACTCGATGCGGAAAAGCTGCGAGAACTCTTCGCGGCGATTTAGATGGTGTCGCAAAAGGTTGCGGAGGATTAGATTTGCCAAAAGGCAACCGACTTCGCGATGGATGTTGCGTTTTCGCCACACGATAGGGCAGGGGAGTCAACTCGCTCTTTGCCTGGAAACCGCTGTAAATACAGGGTGTTCAGGCCTGCGGGGCGACTTTTGTGGAAGTTGGCGAGCCGATTGCAATTTTAGGCCGGGGTGTTCTTGTCTCCCCGTCTGATTGGTGCTTCGCCCATGTTCCGTCTCTCGCTGTTACTGCTCGCCTGCTGGTCGTCGGTGGCGACCTTGAAGGCCGCCGAAGTGCCTGCCGCGCGAGTTACCATGGTCGACGGGCGGGTGGTCACTGGTGAGATCGACGACGCGACCGATCGCGATCATCTGTGGATCCGCCGCGGCGAAGGTCGCGTGCTCATGGCGACCTCCTACAAGTGGAGCGAAGTGGAACAGGTGGAACTCGATGGGCAGCCACGTACTTCGCAGCAACTGCTCGAGTCGCTACAGAAGATCTCGAAGCCCTGGCCCAAGTACCCCTTGCTGGAAGAAAAAGACCGCCTGCGAATCAAGCAGCCATCGGCCGATGCGGGCCGCCGGGCAACGTCGGCCAGTTTTGTCGCCCGCCTCAGCAACTGGGATGGCGACGTCGAGCCCGATGGTTATCTGGTGGAGCTCACCGTGTTCGACCAGTTTGGCAAGGCAATGCCAGTGCGTGGTACCGTGCAAGCTCGCTTGGTCGGCGAGAGAACCAGCAGCTACATCGTGCCTGGCGAGCCAGAAGAATTGGAACGATGGAGCGACAATCTATCGCTCGATCAGTTCACCGACAACGTGGTAACGCTACGACTACCCTTCCGGAGCATCCGCCCCGAGCAGCAAGTGGAGCTTGCCCCGGGCGCGATTCTCGAGATCGAAGTCGGGGCGTTCGGCCACACTCGCCTGGCGAGTTCCACCGCGGTGCCGACCCGAGTGTTCAATCCCGTGCGTGACCGATTCGAGCAACGCACCGGCAGCCGGTGCGCTCCTGGGGAACGGAGCGAACGTTGGTCGCACGAGTAGCGTCTGGAGGCTAACGACGCGGAAACGGAGCTGGTTCGGTCGGCTGGGCGATGCGAATCTCGGCGTCGCAAGGCTGGATCTGGCTCTCCATTTGGTTCGGGCCTGGGATCCGTCGAATGGTCAAGGTGTCACTACACGAAGCACCATCCAACACCGGCGTGTTCGTCGCTCCTTTCATGCCACCGCAGCGCGTGTCGAACCGCTTGAACGCCTCGTCGGTGATGTCTGGCAGCTTCGCTTCGTAAGGACGGGGGTAGCGACAAAGTGGCCCCACCACCAACGGGTCGCGGGCGCGTTGCACTTCTGCGTCGTTCTGGTACTGCTTGTCGCAGTTGTAAGGCACCAAGTGCGGCATTAATGCGATGATGATCTCGGTGCGTTTGCGAACGTCTTTGCGTTTCTGAAACAGCACGCCAGCGTACGGGATGTCGCCCAATACGGGAATCTTGCTTTGCACCACGTCGTCGTTCTCGCGAATCAAACCACCGATCACGACGCCTTGCCCATCGAGTAGCAGGGCGTCGGTTTCGACTTCGGTTGTTGCTTCTTCCGGCAGTTCGGTATTGGGATTTACCGAGCCATGCGACACCTTGGGGGCGATTCGCAATAGCACGCGTCCGTCGCGCGAAATCCACGGGGTCAGTCGCAGCACCACACCGACATCAAGAAACTGGACCGACTCTTGGGTGCTCGTTTGCGTGGTCGTGGTCAAGCGGTAGGGGAGCTTTTCGCCGATCTGGATGTGCGACTCCTGCCCGTTCACCGCCAGCAGTTTGGGCGAAGCGAGTGTTTTGGCGTCGTTCGTCTCTTGCAGTAGTTCCACCAGGCCGCTCAGGTCGCCGCCGGTAGCGGAGAAGAAGAACGTCTGCGCGGGGCCAGGGGTCACTGTGGTGGGGGAACCGGGGTCGTACCCAGTCGTGGCGAAGGTGATGCCAGTTCCGCTGAGGTCGGTAAGTTGATGGAAGTTAATGCCATGCGAGCGTTCGTCAGACAGTACCACTTCCAGGATCTGTACTTCGACCAGCACTTGTTGAGGCGCCTGATCGATGTGCGTGATATACGCAGCGATACGATCGATGTATTCCGGCAAGTCTTCTACGGTGATCGACTCAAGCGTTTTGCGATTGTCGGAGGACGAACTCTGGGTGACCCACGACTTCCCTACCGGCGACAGCAAGCCTTTGATCGCCAGGTCGACATCGGCCGCGGCGGCGTAGTCGAGTGTGAAGACTTCCAGCATCCGCCCTTGAGCCGCGGGGCCTACGGCCAAACCTTCGCTCACTTGAGTCACGTGGATGATGTTGCCCCGTCGGGTCCAGGTGTGTCCGCACGACGAGAGAATCGCATCGAGCGCGGTCGACAGCGGCACCTGGTCGAGCGATACCGT containing:
- a CDS encoding type II secretion system protein GspD, translating into MKINQPISSLATGLVLLLVATSSMLHAQTIGGSQPTTRLDSQQYPLSLVNPAAQGMPSETLPEPVPADEEEVLIPVRSGVLPDTIEVENEEGMIHLVVRDAPLRQVLALLAESQKLNLVFASVSDTTVTVSLDQVPLSTALDAILSSCGHTWTRRGNIIHVTQVSEGLAVGPAAQGRMLEVFTLDYAAAADVDLAIKGLLSPVGKSWVTQSSSSDNRKTLESITVEDLPEYIDRIAAYITHIDQAPQQVLVEVQILEVVLSDERSHGINFHQLTDLSGTGITFATTGYDPGSPTTVTPGPAQTFFFSATGGDLSGLVELLQETNDAKTLASPKLLAVNGQESHIQIGEKLPYRLTTTTQTSTQESVQFLDVGVVLRLTPWISRDGRVLLRIAPKVSHGSVNPNTELPEEATTEVETDALLLDGQGVVIGGLIRENDDVVQSKIPVLGDIPYAGVLFQKRKDVRKRTEIIIALMPHLVPYNCDKQYQNDAEVQRARDPLVVGPLCRYPRPYEAKLPDITDEAFKRFDTRCGGMKGATNTPVLDGASCSDTLTIRRIPGPNQMESQIQPCDAEIRIAQPTEPAPFPRR